From the genome of Sphingobacterium sp. UGAL515B_05:
CCGGTCCAAACCGAAGAATAGCGTTGTGTACCCGCATAAGCCGCTCGGGTAATGGTGAATGGGCGCTTGTTTTTATACAATTTCTTTAAGCCATCATACGTTGCCCGAACCATCTGCATGCCATAAATATTGTGTGCCTTGCGATGTGAACCCCGATGGCCATCGTACTGGTGACGTACATCGTCGGGGAATGTTCCGCGGCCAAATACCGCCGGCTCATTCATATCGTTCCAGAAGCCTGCAACACCATCTTCCACAAGCCCCTGGTATAATGTACCCCACCATTGGCGAACCTCCGGATTGGTAAAATCAGGAAATTGACAACGTCCGGGCCACACAAATCCTTCCATAAAATAATCGTCCCCTCGACGACAAAAATACCTATTTTCTTTCCCTTCCCTGAACACCCAGTAGTTCTCATCAACCTTAATACCCGGATCGATCATCACCACGGTTTTAAAACCATCATTGGCCAAATCGCTGATCATATTTTTAGGATTTGGGAAATACTGCTTATTCCAGGTAAAACAGCGGTATCCTTCCATATAATCGATATCAAGATAAATAGCATCACATGGAATCTGTCGCTTCCGAAACTCCTCTGCCACCTTCCGGACATTCGCTTCGGGATAGTAACTCCAACGACACTGGTGGTAACCAATTGCCCATAACGGTGGCAGGTAATGCGTACCTGTCAACGTATGATAACGACGGATAACATCGATAATATGCGGCCCGTGTATATAGTAGTACTGCAGTTCACCGCCTTCGGACCAAAAGCTTGTTTTTCCCGGATCTTCCGCCGCGAAATCAAAATACGTTTTAAAAGTATTGTCAAAGAATATGCCGTACGCTTCACCATCTTTTAAACCAATATAAAACGGAATAGTTTTATAAAGTGGATCCTGATCATAAGCAAAAGCATAAGTGTCTGAATTCCAGTTTTTAAGTCTTTTACCTCTCAGATTCAATTTAGTGGCCTTGTCCCCTAGTCCATAAAAAGCTTCATTTTCAAAGGCCACTTTCGTGCTATATACATAGTAACCTCCAAAATCGGGATTTTCCTCCCAGTGCATCGGTGCCAAATCAGCGTTAAACAGCTTCCCTGATCGGTCCGAAAAAGAAATCAAAAAGTCACTCTTATTGATCTTACAAGAAATTGTATTCGTATGAACCAGATAATGGTCAGCCTCTTCCTTACATTGATGTATACTAACACGGTGATCTTTCTTGGCTAAGGCATAAGAAAAATCCTCCAAAAAAGTTCCTTGTGGAGCCAGCCGCACCCTGACAATCTCGTCCGTGACGATCTTAATTTCTACCTTGGCTTTGCCGTCAGAAAAATAATAGGACTTATCGTTTTGATTGTGGGCTACTATGGTTTCAAGGTATTTCTTTTCAATTTTAGGTAAATCCAATACCGGATTATTCACATGATGCATACTCTCCAAAGTACCATCATTTTCCTCCTCATTTAGTGTGGTTTGATTTAGGTTGTCGTCTTCAAGCATAGTTGTAATATGTTAAAAAGTTTCTGAAGGCTTAATTCCTCTTTAAGATAGAAAATTAATCCTGCGCTGACAACAAAACACAAAAAAAAATCCCGCCTATTGGGATAGACGGAATTTTTTTCAATACCTGTGGATAAACTTCTACAGCTTACTTAATGAAATGCGCACGAAGCATCCAAGCCATCTTCTCATGCTTTTCTAATAATCCGACCAAAAAGTCCTCCGTACCATTATCCGCTGTTCCTTCAACTACGGAAAGATCGGCACGAATTGACATTGCTATGGATTCATGATCAGCCAACAATTCCTTATAATAGGACTGACTGTCGGTTTTTTCTGAAGTAGACTCCGTTAAACGAGTCAATTTCAAATATTTATCAAAGGTACCTACCGCATAATGCCCTAAAGTACGTACACGTTCTGCGACTTCATCGATCACTTCAGCTAGTTCATCGTATTGTGATTCCAAAAATAAGTGAGCAGCATGAAAATCCGCACCTTCCACATTCCAATGCGCGTTGCGCGTTTTCATGTAGATAATGTGTTCATCTGCCAACAGCACATTTAACAACTTTGCAACTTTTTTCAAGTCCGCATCTTTAATTCCAATTGAAGTTTTCATATGTATATTCTTTTGTTAACTATATGTTTTAAATGCTTAGTTAAATTTACCTAATAATGCAGTAAAAACCAAATAAAAAGCCACTCAAATTCACAATAATTACCTCAACCCACTATACCAAAACCGACTTGCATTTCGTATAGCTGTAAAAGGTTTGCGATACCGAAAAATGAAAATACCGAAACTGCACATACCTTGATCTTTGTAGTCAGCAATAAAGCTCAGACAATACCTTATATACAAAACATTTTAAACAAAAATCGATCAATCTATTATTTAAAGCACATAATGTTGTATTTTTGCGGACATCTTTATTTTGAGGGAGCGCTGCGGACAAAATGGACAACAATACATATTTTCATCAATTCAAACAGGATATTTCAGCTATTGAACTTCCGACACGATTTACTTTTCCATTTTGCTATGAACCGCACCCCCTTGCCGTCACCGCCGCACAAGAACTCCAATATTACATCGAAACCCAAGACGATTGGACCCACAATTTTGGCCTAGACGCCGCCGTGGAGGGACTCGCTATTGGAAAAATGTTCGGTGTTCTGGTTGTCAAAAACCAACACAATGAGCTTGGCTACCTTGCCGCTGTTTCGGGAAAACTGGCCGGGAGCAACAAACACCGGCATTTTGTCCCCCCCATCTTCGATATGTTGGAAGAAAACAGTTTTTTTCTAAACGAAGAGGTGCATCTCAATGCGCTGAACCGAAAAATAGAAAATCTTGAAACAGGTGAAGAGCTAGCAAATGCTCAACGTAATCTTGATCTATTAAAAAACGGATGGGATAAATCACTCGATGAGCTAAAATCGAAATTGAGAATTCAAAAGAAAGAACGCAAAGAAACCCGCACAAAATTAAAAGTCAGTTTATCGGATGCGGAGTATGAATTATTGATGGAAGACATGCGGAGCCAGAGTTTAAAAGACAAACAACAGCTTCAACGCTTTCAATATGAAATGCATTTGGCCCTGGAGACAGAAAGTAACCATTTACACCAATTGCTATCGACGATTACTGCGCTAAAAGAGGAACGCAAAATGCGCTCAGGAAATCTTCAAAAACAGCTTTTCGAACAATATAATTTTCGCAACGCGAAAGGGCAACATAAAAATGTAGTCAACATATTTCAGGAATTTGACCGCACAACACCGCCTGCCGGATCAGGGGAATGCGCAGCGCCAAAACTGCTGCAATATGCTTATGAAAACCAGTTGACACCTATTGCTTTGGCCGAATTTTGGTGGGGCTGCTCACCTGCATCTGAAATACGCAGACACAAAAACTACTACCCTGCCTGTCGCAAAAAATGTGAACCGATTTTAGGGTATATGCTCGAAGGCTTGGTCGTAGATCCCAATCCCATGCAACAGGAAACGACGTTGGATTTAGCACTTCCTCAACTTTACGAAGATGAGGATATCATCATCATCAACAAACCGGCCGAATTTCTGTCTGTCCCGGGAATATATGTAAAGGATTCGGTCTACAACCGTATTCTTCAACGCTACCCAAATGCGGGGCCAATTATTATCCACCGCCTCGACATGTCTACATCCGGCTTGTTGGTTGTTGCCAAAAACAAAGCGGCGCATAAATTTATTCAAGATCAATTTATACAACATACCATCAAAAAAACATACATTGCTTTACTGGATGGTATTATCGAAGCCGCATCAGGTTTGATCGATCTCCCACTTCGCGTAGATCTGGATGATAGACCACGGCAAATGGTCTGCTACACGTATGGCAAACCAGCGCAGACAAAATGGGAAAAAATTGCAATAACGAATAATCAAACGAGAGTCAGGTTTTACCCCTTGACTGGCCGCACCCATCAGCTTCGCATGCATGCCGTACATCCAAATGGCCTAAATACACCTATTGTTGGTGACGATCTCTATGGCAGAAAAGCCAATAGATTACATCTCCACGCCGCTTCAATTACCTTTATTCATCCTCGTTCCAAGCAAGAAATGACCTTCGAAATCGAGCCAGATTTTTGATACCGCTGACTATATCGTTACAAAAGTCAGCAAATAAAGCAATGGAAAATCATCGCCAAGTCAAAATGTAATGTAAAATTTATTGACCCAAATCAATAATTCAACGTAAACAATTAAAACACAGCTGTTTACACAAAAATGTAATTCGATTACTTTCCTTTATTACATTACAATAAAATTTTAATTATTCTTAATTTTTTGTTTCCTTTGTTCACTGATTTTTTGATTTTAATACCTATAAAGTCAAAAATAAAGTAGAAACAGGAAAACAATTTTGAATTTTCAAGATTATAGCAATATAATGAGAGCTAAAATAAACGCAACAACCTTCATAACTAAACTCTTTTTTTCGATCACGCTCGTGCTAACGGTGTCCATGGCTTTTGCCCAAAACAAAACCGTAACCGGTACAGTTAGAGATGCAAAGACCAAGAATCCCATACCCTATGCGACTGTAGCTGTAGTCGGCGCTCCTGCTTCTGCGGGAACCACAACATCGACCAATGCAAATGGTGAATACAAACTTGTCTTTCCCACATCTTATGTAAAAATCAGAGCAAGCTATATTGGCTATGACAGCAAGGATGCTTTTGTTACGAATGACGCCACGCAAACAAAAGAGATTTTGATGGATCAACAGGACAATATGTTGGAAGAGGTCGTTGTTAAGGCCAAAAAGAAAAAATACAGTAACAAGGATAATCCTGCGGTCGCATTGATCCGTAAAGTCATCGAGAATAAAGAAAAAAACAGGCTTTCGGGTCAACAATATGCGCAATTCGACCAATATGAGAAGATGTCTTTAGGGCTAAGCAATCTTTCGGAAAAATTTGTCAATAAAAAAATATTCAAAAATTATCAGTTTCTTTTTGAAACGGACGATTCGGCTAAAACAGCCAACAAATATGTATTGCCTGCTTTCATAGAAGAAAAAATGTCAAAAGTGTATTACCGAAAAGATCCAAGCAAAACCAAACAGTACATCCTTGGTAACCAACGGGCACAATTTGACCCTAAATTTATTGATAACGATGGTCTGACAGCCTACTTCAATAAACTGTACGAACAAGTTGATATTTATGACAACAACATTTCGTTGGTTACTAATCAGTTTTTAAGCCCAATAGCAAACTCCGCTCCTACTTTTTATAAGTTTTTTATTACGGACACGATTAAGACTGTACAACCTTGGTTGGTTGAATTAAGCTTTTTTCCGCGCAACAAGGCGGATATGTTGTTCAAAGGACAGCTGTACGTTACATTAGATGGAAATTATGCCGTGCAGGGCGCCAATATGACCGTAGCGGACGACATCAATTTAAATTTCGTACGTGACCTCCAGATACAGCTTAAATTTGAAAAAGATAGCAAAAGTCGCTTCTACTTAAAAACAAGTACACTAGGTATTGATTTTTCATTAACAGAGAAAGGTATGGGAATCCGTGGAAGCCGAACTGTAGATTACAACAATTACAAAGTTGGCATCCAGCAACCGGACAGCATCTATGATGGCCCGTCCACGGTCATTGCCTACAATGTCGAAAACAAGAAAGCGACAAAGACATTGTTTGAAACACAACGTCCACTTGCCCTTGCACAAAACGAACTGAACATCTATCATAATATCGATACGTTACAAAAGATTCCTTCATTCCGTACGTTTATGGATATTGCAGCGTTATTGCTTTCAGGATACAAACAAGCTGGCCCGGTTGAAATCGGCCCTGTGAATACATTCTATAGCTTTAATCCCGTAGAAGGGTTCCGTTTACGTGTCGGTGGCCGTACGACAGAATCGTTAAGCAAGCGTTTCTATGCTGAAAGTTATGCGGCTTATGGTTTTAAAGATCAAAAGTGGAAATACTTTTTCAGCGGAACGTACGCGTTCAACAACAAATCTGTCTACTCTTTCCCGATGCACTACATCAGGGCCTCTTATAAAAAGGATACAAAGATTCCGGGACAAAAACTGGAGTTTATTCAGGAAGACAACTTCTTGTTATCTTTCAAACGCGGAGATAATGACCGTTACATTTATGAGACAAACTATGGCTTAGAGTATAAAAAAGAATTTTTAAATCACCTGGCTATTGGCGCTGCTTTCAATATCAACAGACAAACACCTGCTGGAAGTCTGACTTATCAAATGGTCGATGCCAACAATGAAAGTAGACTGTTCAATGAACTGAACTCGACCGAAGTGTCTGTAAATTTCAGATACGCTCCGCATGAAGAGTTTTATCAAGGCAAGATTTACCGGACACCTATATTCAATCAATATCCGATCTTCACGTTCAATTATACCGCTGGAATCAAAGGATTAGCGAAGGGTGAATACAATTATCACAACTTTAATGTTGGTGCATTCAAACGCTTTTATTTTAGTCAATTTGGATTTGCTGACGTAACAGCTGAGGGCAACTATATTGCAGGAAAAGAGATCCCATTCCCTTTCTTGACAATCCACCGCGCCAATCAGACTTATGCTTATCAATTGAACTCGTATAACTTGATGAACTTCCTTGAGTTTGTGAGTGACCATAATGCCTCATTGAACGTGCAGTATTATATGAACGGTTTCCTTTTGAACAAGATTCCGTTGATCAAAAAACTTAAATTACGCGAAGTATTTAGCTTCAAAGGGGTATACGGTGGACTGCGTAAAGAAAACAATCCTGATGACCCTAACTATGGCTCAAAGGTATTCACTTGGCAGCACAATGCAGATGGTGTGCAAAGTTCCTATACGTTCGGTTCAGAACCTTATATGGAAGCAAGTATCGGTCTATCCAACATTTTCAAAATATTACGTGTAGACTACGTAAAACGTCTAAACTATCTTGATCACGTCGATGCACCAGCCTGGGGTATTCGTGCACGGGTCAGATTTGACTTCTAATAGTTTCCATAAATTT
Proteins encoded in this window:
- a CDS encoding glycoside hydrolase family 31 protein; amino-acid sequence: MLEDDNLNQTTLNEEENDGTLESMHHVNNPVLDLPKIEKKYLETIVAHNQNDKSYYFSDGKAKVEIKIVTDEIVRVRLAPQGTFLEDFSYALAKKDHRVSIHQCKEEADHYLVHTNTISCKINKSDFLISFSDRSGKLFNADLAPMHWEENPDFGGYYVYSTKVAFENEAFYGLGDKATKLNLRGKRLKNWNSDTYAFAYDQDPLYKTIPFYIGLKDGEAYGIFFDNTFKTYFDFAAEDPGKTSFWSEGGELQYYYIHGPHIIDVIRRYHTLTGTHYLPPLWAIGYHQCRWSYYPEANVRKVAEEFRKRQIPCDAIYLDIDYMEGYRCFTWNKQYFPNPKNMISDLANDGFKTVVMIDPGIKVDENYWVFREGKENRYFCRRGDDYFMEGFVWPGRCQFPDFTNPEVRQWWGTLYQGLVEDGVAGFWNDMNEPAVFGRGTFPDDVRHQYDGHRGSHRKAHNIYGMQMVRATYDGLKKLYKNKRPFTITRAAYAGTQRYSSVWTGDNLASWEHLKLGTLQLQRLSTSGMSFCGTDIGGFTGEPDGELFTRWMQFGVFSPFMRVHSAGDTRDREPWSFGEDWEKINRKFIELRYKLLPYIYTCFWEQTKYGFPILRPISMVEQHIPTNWQREEEFCFGDKILVSPVLQPGQKSKIVYLPEGTWFYYFNNEIYVGGKEHTIATPIDEMPIFIRGGSVIPEYPVMQYTGEKKIEELQLNVYFAEGVTRSYVYSDHGDTFAYEQDIYLEKCFTVSGLKESLSIKQTRDGLFTERYEEYKLQLIGLPFQVKKVKTDGIDTKVQVDEKGRYWINVAREFDNILIEG
- a CDS encoding Dps family protein, which gives rise to MKTSIGIKDADLKKVAKLLNVLLADEHIIYMKTRNAHWNVEGADFHAAHLFLESQYDELAEVIDEVAERVRTLGHYAVGTFDKYLKLTRLTESTSEKTDSQSYYKELLADHESIAMSIRADLSVVEGTADNGTEDFLVGLLEKHEKMAWMLRAHFIK
- a CDS encoding RluA family pseudouridine synthase, yielding MDNNTYFHQFKQDISAIELPTRFTFPFCYEPHPLAVTAAQELQYYIETQDDWTHNFGLDAAVEGLAIGKMFGVLVVKNQHNELGYLAAVSGKLAGSNKHRHFVPPIFDMLEENSFFLNEEVHLNALNRKIENLETGEELANAQRNLDLLKNGWDKSLDELKSKLRIQKKERKETRTKLKVSLSDAEYELLMEDMRSQSLKDKQQLQRFQYEMHLALETESNHLHQLLSTITALKEERKMRSGNLQKQLFEQYNFRNAKGQHKNVVNIFQEFDRTTPPAGSGECAAPKLLQYAYENQLTPIALAEFWWGCSPASEIRRHKNYYPACRKKCEPILGYMLEGLVVDPNPMQQETTLDLALPQLYEDEDIIIINKPAEFLSVPGIYVKDSVYNRILQRYPNAGPIIIHRLDMSTSGLLVVAKNKAAHKFIQDQFIQHTIKKTYIALLDGIIEAASGLIDLPLRVDLDDRPRQMVCYTYGKPAQTKWEKIAITNNQTRVRFYPLTGRTHQLRMHAVHPNGLNTPIVGDDLYGRKANRLHLHAASITFIHPRSKQEMTFEIEPDF
- a CDS encoding DUF5686 and carboxypeptidase-like regulatory domain-containing protein, with protein sequence MRAKINATTFITKLFFSITLVLTVSMAFAQNKTVTGTVRDAKTKNPIPYATVAVVGAPASAGTTTSTNANGEYKLVFPTSYVKIRASYIGYDSKDAFVTNDATQTKEILMDQQDNMLEEVVVKAKKKKYSNKDNPAVALIRKVIENKEKNRLSGQQYAQFDQYEKMSLGLSNLSEKFVNKKIFKNYQFLFETDDSAKTANKYVLPAFIEEKMSKVYYRKDPSKTKQYILGNQRAQFDPKFIDNDGLTAYFNKLYEQVDIYDNNISLVTNQFLSPIANSAPTFYKFFITDTIKTVQPWLVELSFFPRNKADMLFKGQLYVTLDGNYAVQGANMTVADDINLNFVRDLQIQLKFEKDSKSRFYLKTSTLGIDFSLTEKGMGIRGSRTVDYNNYKVGIQQPDSIYDGPSTVIAYNVENKKATKTLFETQRPLALAQNELNIYHNIDTLQKIPSFRTFMDIAALLLSGYKQAGPVEIGPVNTFYSFNPVEGFRLRVGGRTTESLSKRFYAESYAAYGFKDQKWKYFFSGTYAFNNKSVYSFPMHYIRASYKKDTKIPGQKLEFIQEDNFLLSFKRGDNDRYIYETNYGLEYKKEFLNHLAIGAAFNINRQTPAGSLTYQMVDANNESRLFNELNSTEVSVNFRYAPHEEFYQGKIYRTPIFNQYPIFTFNYTAGIKGLAKGEYNYHNFNVGAFKRFYFSQFGFADVTAEGNYIAGKEIPFPFLTIHRANQTYAYQLNSYNLMNFLEFVSDHNASLNVQYYMNGFLLNKIPLIKKLKLREVFSFKGVYGGLRKENNPDDPNYGSKVFTWQHNADGVQSSYTFGSEPYMEASIGLSNIFKILRVDYVKRLNYLDHVDAPAWGIRARVRFDF